In Methylotenera mobilis JLW8, the following are encoded in one genomic region:
- a CDS encoding YkvA family protein, protein MLKKLKSLAKQLKQELAVYRLVLKHPQTPWLAKCLLWLAVGYLLLPFDLIPDFIPILGQLDELVIIPALLYLALLLIPHSVLQSCREQVQQAVASEI, encoded by the coding sequence GTGCTAAAAAAACTTAAATCACTGGCTAAGCAACTCAAGCAGGAGCTAGCTGTTTACCGCTTAGTATTAAAACACCCACAGACGCCTTGGCTGGCTAAATGCCTGCTATGGCTGGCTGTGGGTTATTTATTACTGCCATTTGATTTAATCCCTGACTTTATTCCCATCTTGGGCCAGCTTGACGAACTGGTGATCATTCCCGCTTTACTATACCTTGCCCTGTTGTTAATTCCGCACAGCGTGCTGCAAAGTTGCCGAGAGCAAGTGCAGCAGGCGGTTGCAAGTGAGATTTAA